The Limnospira fusiformis SAG 85.79 genomic interval CAACCAGAAGATTAATAAACCCGCCCTCCACCTAGGGCTGTCAATTATACTTCCCAACCAGAAGATTAATAAACCCGCCCTCCGCCTAGGGCTGTCAATTATCTATTATCAATTATTAATGTAGGGGCGGGTTCCGCTGTCAATTATACTTCCCAACCAGAAGATTAATAAACCCGCCCTCCACCTAGGGCTGTCAATTATACTTCCCAACCAGAAGATTAATAAACCCGCCCTCCACCTAGGGCTGTCAATTATACTTCCCAACCAGAAGATTAATAAACCCGCCCTCCGCCTAGGGCTGTCAATTATACTTCCCAACCAGAAGATTAATAAACCCGCCCTCCACCTAGGGCTGTCAATTATACTTCCCAACCAGAAGATTAATAAACCCACCCTCACCCACCATTATTAATTATTAATTATTAATTATTAATTATATCTCCATATAGTAGGCGGGTTGATTCATGTTAGTTAACCCGCCCCTATGGGACTATTTACCCTTTTGTTGATTTTTCGCCTGTTCTAAGGCGATTTCTTTCATGGCTTGGAATGAATTGGCATTAGAGGAACCTTCGATCGCTTTCACCGCCAAATCTTGAACTTGTTTTAGGGCGGAGTCTAGTTGTTTGGAGATGCTTTGAATGCGATTTTCTTGATTGCTAATGGTTTCGCTGAGGGATTTAACTCGCAGTTCGTAGAACTGTTTTTGCCCTTCCACTTCTTTACCCCATAAATCCGCCTTGATTTTAGCTTGATAATTGCCGATATTCCGCCCCATTTCCTTACCTTTTTTAATGGCATCTTCTAGGTTTTGCTCAAATTCTGCCACCTTAGTTTTAACTTCTAAGTGTTCTTGTTCTCGTTGAGCGATCGCCGTTTCTTTTTCTAACCATTCTTGCTGCTTTTGCTGTTGCAATTCCTCAAGCTGTTGGTAGAGTTCCGCCTGATTTTGTTGATATTGTTCTTCGTCTAAGTCTCGCTCAAGCTGGAGGTTATATTGATAACTTTCCTGGTCACGCTCCCGGTTTTTAGTCTCCGTCTGATTGCGTTCTTTAACTAACTGTTGATGTTCTTCTTTTTCCTTCTTCCAGGTGGCTTGTTGTCCTTGCCATTCCTGTTCTAAAGTCTCCTGGCGATCGCTTAATTCCTCCTCAAATTCTTTAAAACTCTGATGATACTGCTCAATTAAAACATCTAAAGTATCATCACTTATTGACTCAATATTATGCAGTTCTAGCAAATGCTGTTCCGCCTCTGCTACCCCATTTCGTAATTCTTGCAGTCGGGTAGCTTCTGAGGTTAACTGGTCTGATAATTCACTAATTACCCCCCCAAAACTTGACTGAAGTATAGTTAAGTTATCTAGGGTAGATTGCAATTTTGACTTATTAAACTTAGGAGGTTGTGCGGGTGGTGTAACCGTCTTCACGGGTGTAGTTGCTGGGGGTGTAGGCGGCGGTGGTGGCGCGGCGGCGGGGGATTTACTAATCTCTGCTTTCAGAGCTTCCTGTTCTTTTTGCAGTTCATGATAGGCTGCTAAAATTTCGGCTTTTGTGTTGCGATCGCTAATTTTTGCCATGATAATTAATCTCCGCTTTATCCTAGTTTAGTTTCTCATCAATTATTGATTGTTACGATTCCCAGAAAACGCTCTCATTGCCAAATCTTGAGCCTGTTTCATGGTTTCCTGTAACTGTGCCGACAAATTCGTGATTTGTTCATTTTGTCGCTCAATAGTTGCTTCTAAAGATGCCACTTGCAATTCATATCCCTGTTGATTAGATTCCCATTCCTTAGCCAACAGATCCGCCTTCACTTTTGCCTCGCGAGTAGCTTCTTGAATCGCCTCTTCTTTGGCTTTATTTAAAGCCTGTTTTAACTCTTCCTTAAAGGTCGCCACCCGTTGGCGATCGCTCTCAAATTTAGCCTGTTCCGCATTCAACACTTTTTCCCTTTCCCGCCAATTTTTCTCATGTTCTTTAGTCGTTTCTTCAATTTGACGTTCTAAGCGACGTTTCGCTTCCTCATATTGATCAGTTTCAATTTGTCGCTGTCGCTGTAAATTATAGCTATAATCTTCCGCTTCCTGCTGACGATGTTTCGCCGTATTTTCTTGATATTCAGCCGCAGCAGTCTCAAAGTCCTCTTGTTCTTTTTCCCATAACTTCCGTTCCCTAGCTATCTCTTTTTCCAGGCTTTCTTGGCGTTGGCTGGCTTGTGTCTCTAGCCGGTTCATCTTTTCTTGATGTTCTTGCGTTACCAGATGCAAAACATCAGCCACCATCCGAATTTTCTGGAGTTCTTCCAGTTGCTGAGATTGAATACTAATGCCGCGTTTAATAGCATCTAATTTCGCAGATTCGGTTTCCAGTTTTTCCGAGAGTTCCGTGATTACACCACTAAAATCTAGCTGTAAATCTGCTAATCCTTTCACCAGGCTATCAACCGTATAAGTCGCCGCCTGTTCCAGAACCTGTTTCCGTTTCTCCCGTTCGGCTTGTTCTTCTTTCGTGGCTACCTTGGAAACTATATTTTGGCGATCGCTAATAATTTTAGAGAACGCCGCCATAATTTGAGACTGGGTTTCTAAAGATGCTAATTTGCTCATTATTTCACCTCAAATGCTAATTTTAGAGTCAGAAAATACCCCAAAAATGGCTAACTTAACTCTCTTGGGTATCGACAAATCTCCGGATTTTAGCGATACTTATATCTGAGTTGTTTTGATGCTCACTTCTAGCGGGTTTATCCGGGTTTAAAGTTGCTAAAATGGCGCGACAATTGGGGCAGCGATTACCTTCCCAGCAATAGCAACCATCCATTAATCCGATTAGCAAAGACTTCAAACGTTGATTTTCTTCGAGAACAGCCTGATAGTTTGTCTGAATTGATTTTACCACAAAACTAATATGTTGCAAATCATCAGATAGACTGGAGATATCTTCTAGGGTATGATTTCGGAGGCGATCGCTTAAACTCAAGTTTTCCAGCAGTTGACGTTCCCACAAATCCTTTCGCGTTAACCGGACTACATTTTTCATCAGATACCCTCTAAATTTCAACTGGCTAACCCTCCCCTCGGTAAGAGGAGAGTTAAGCTATCCATCCGATTCAATCCCTAAGACACTGCTACCGGAACTTGTTGATCATTAACCGGAGGTAACATCATCTCATTGTCGCGATCTGAGGGAGAATGAGCCGCCATTAAACAAGCCACTTCATGGGGTGACAAATTATCCAAACAGATCATTTGTCGGGTTCCTTCCAAATCAATCATACGGGACAGGTTAGCCGGATCAGCTAAAACCGCCGCCGCCTGTTCTAAAATCGACCAATCACTACGTTCTACCCAAGACCACTTTAAACTATAGTAATTAATCGGTTTTACCACTCCATTTTCATCCGGTTTCTGACCAGAATGGCGGACAAATTCCGGCACAAAAATCCCCATAGCAGGTTCTACACCTTGGCTTTGTACAGAAGCCACCAACCGGTTAAAATCACTGAGAGAGCGACTTTTAATATAAGTGACCAATACAACACCTTGGGGGAGTTCTCCCGATTCAGCTACAAACCAAATTTGTCCCCATAATGTGTTGTTAGTTTGCCCTAAACTGCCAAAAAATTTGCTAAATTTGATAATCGTCATCGAGCATTTAGAGCCATATTCTTCATCTCCAATCATCCATTTTCCCGATTGGCAATTATTACGGACAGCGATCGGCATTTCCGGCACTAGCATCGCTTCTTTGTGCTTACTTCCAAATACAGAAATTGTGGGTTTTTCGTTAGTTTTATTCATGGTTTCTACAACTCGTGAAAATGTGGACAAAATCAGCGTTTAGCGAATCACAGAAACTGTTTTTTCTGGTTCGGGATAAGTAGATAATGGTTGGGGTTGTGCTTTCAAAATCTTTAAGGCGGCGATCAGTTTCTCTAAAGTCTCCGTGTGAGCGGCAGTAAAATGAATGCTAAATCCTGTACCGTCGCGCGTATAACCCGGACAGACTAGGGACGCTGAACCTAGTTCCTCATGGGTGGCAATATAGAGCCAGTCGTGATCATTTAGTTGGTAATGGGTATCAGTCCAAGTCCTGAGCATGGGATCTGTCCTCCGGTTCGCCATTTCACCCAACATCTGGAAGCCTTAGACTCTACATCTATGGCATGATGTGGTTTTATTGACAGTTGAGCGCTATCAGTAGAGCCTTGGCAGTTGATGCTTTGTTCAACTACATCTATACTAACAAGTGTTGATGGTTTCGTCAAGTTATCAGTTGAAATTTTGTTCAAGGTGTCTTATAATAGAGACCAGGAGGACAATGCCGTGGACGAAACACAAACTTTTGGTAAATTGATCCGTCAGGCTCGCAAGGATAGGGGCTACTCCCAGCGAGAACTGGCGGGGTTGCTTGGTGTGGACTTTACCTATCTATCAAAGCTAGAGAACGATCGCGCTGATTATGCTCCCAAAGAGGAGGTAATCCGGGGTTTAGCGCGAAATTTGGGCATAGATGAGGAGGAGTTAATCTTTTTGGCGGGACGCATTCCCCACCATTACGAGAATTTCCTCAAACAGAATAACCGGGAGATCACAGCGCTATTTCGACGACTTCAGGAAAACCCTAATTTTGCTAAACAGGTATTTGATGCAGCTTCGGGGAAAGATCAGTGAGTATTCTCAAACCCTATCGCTTTTATGCGAAAGAATCTATTGAACGTCGCGCTGATCAGATTCTTCAGCGCATGGCGGCTACCCCTAATTTTGCTCCTCAGTGGCCTTTTGAGTCGAGTTTGGTGGCGGACTTTTTAGATTTGGGGGTAGTATGGGATTACATACCAGCGGACGAACAAGGGGCGATCGCCGCCCGCATTATTCCCGCCGCTAGACAAATTGAGATTAACGAAGAGATTTTAGAAAAACCCCAAGGGTTTATCGAGTCTACGATCGCCCATGAAATCGGACACTGGGTCCTTCATATTAATCAGGATGAGGTGGACGGGGTAGCTCGACAGTTAGAATTGAATCTGGGAAATTACGGTTGGTCATCCTCAACAGCCCAGGAACCATTTGTCTGTCGCAGTGGTGCGGTTTCCTCTCAAATTGCTTCCATTGAATGGCAGGCTCAATATTTTGCCAGTTGTCTGCTGATGCCTCGTCATATTTTGGAGGAAAAGCGATCGGGTCGCGATCTCAGTAAGTGGTCTCATCTCTACAGTATTAGGGATGAGTTGGGGGTGAGTATTTCTAATCTGACTAACCGCCTACAAGATTTGGGTTGGATTACTATTCCCAAAGGTCAGCGCCAAATTTATCTGGGAGAAGCTGATTTAAACAAGCAACAACGCTTATTCGGTTAAGCTGGGTAGTTTCAACATCACCCCAGCAATCAACCAGTAATAAACGGCAACGGGGTCGGTATCGAGAGGATACCAGTAGGGGTTGTAACCGATAATGATAATAAAAATCCAGAAGACAATACCATCATTTCTCAGATGAGAATTGCGGACTTGATGATAAGATTTGAAACCTTCGATCATCAGGGTGGTTACCAATATTAAAAAGGCGATCGCTCCTATGATGCCTAATTCGTAGATGAGTTTAGAATAATAGGTTTCTAGTAGCCGTGTGCTACCTAGACTGCGGGTGGCATTAGTCCCTCGTCCGAGTCCATTACCTAATAAGCCTCGGCTATTTCTGAGAGTCCACTGAGTTTGATCTATGACAAATTCGGGAGGGGGGGATGCTATCCAGCGTCCGGTAAAACTTTCAATTCGTCCCTCGGCTAGATTAGGAAATATGACGAGGGTAGTTAACAAAAATAGTCCGATGGCTAAAAAGCTAATTAATAATCGCTTCCAACGAGATATATGACTGGTGGCAACCATTAATAATATCAGCACCACAGGTACGGCCAAAAAAGCGGTTCTCTGACCTGAGATGACGGCATTTATCATGATTAAGAATAGGGAAAATCCGCCAGTTATCTGCCAAGTGATTTTCGGGTCATTGAGGGCAGTTAGAAAAGCAAAAAAGGCACTGGAAATTAAAAACCATGTCCAATGCCACGGCGAGACAAAGGTTCCTGGAAGTCGGATAAAATTGGCTTCTGGTAGGTAGCCTAAAGAACCCCCAACTAGACACTTGCGCTGTAGGTTGGCTGTTAGTAAAAGATGGGGTTCTAAGCCGCTATTGTCAGGACAAACACCTGTGATGACTAACCAAAATTGAGCGATACCTAGCAGACAACATACTATGGCTAAAACTACCTGTAAACGATTGAGGAAATAGACATCTTGACTTTTACGGATCAGGTAATATCCACAGGTGATTAGGGGGATATATCCGATTAAGATGGCTAATCCGAAAATCCCCATAACTATGGGAATTCCCCTAGGGTCATCACTAAAATGTTGCCCTCCATTGACGATAATTAGGTTAATTAAAGCAATCCCTACAAAGATTAATAGCGGGATTTTGAGATGTTTATTAATCAGAATTGCTTTGCCTTCACGAATTAAGACAACCAGCATTCCTAAAAGGGCGGGAATGTAAAATAATATATTTTTTAGTAAGTGAAAAATAGGTCGATCATCCCCTACCCAATAGGCGATCGTCCCCGCCAAAGGTAAATAAATCAGTAAACCCCATAATCCTTGGCGGGGATATCGGTAGGATAAAGCCGCACAGAAAATGGTGATAATTACATAAATAATCGCGATCGCCCCTAGGTCATTTCCAAACATGACCATAGCGACAATTAATGATAAAACACTCACCCAACCCAGATAGGGAACTAAGCCTGATGTGTGATTAAATAAAGATTCGGAGTCGGTGACTGTAGGTATCTCGTTTTCTTCCTCTGTGAAAGCGGAGGAATGAGGGGGAGATTCATTTTGATACTGTAATGATGAAGGATGATTGTTGGGTTCTGACATGGATGCACTTTACCCTTACTAATTGTCACCCTGATTCAAATTCGATCGCCCAAATTTGACAAATTCGTTGCTGCTTTTGGGACGGTAGTTGATGGTAGACACTAAGTATCTCTTGGTGGGTGAAATCAACAATTAGGGCAGATATTTGGTTAGGATTTTTAGTCCTGACCAAGGCAGATTTTAATTGTTCGAGATCAGCCATTCGTTAATTAAGTTATTCAGATGGGGAATTGGGGGACTCCGAGGGTAGCGGTAAACTGGTTAAGTCCGTTGGCGGGTTGACTGTCCGATCGCCCTCGGAATTGGGACGCGGGTTCATATCCTCGGATTCTAGGGTTTCGGTAAATTCGGTTAATTGTTGAAAGAGGCGATCGCTGATCCTAAACATGATCGGATCTTCTGGCTGATTCTCTGCCATGTCCTTGACTCCACGAATTTAGATCAGTTGTTTAACCAAGGGGATGATAATTCCGATTAGAGACCCCCCCAATAGGGAAAATAAGCATAAGATACTGACCCCAAAGCCAATCATCCGCTTTTCCGCCGCCTGATAGTATCCCCACGCATAGAGAATGCGCCCAACTATCCATACTGCCCCCAAACCCGCAGCCACTAAGGGACTGACAAACTCAGAAAACAGCCACAACGCTGGAAGGAACATAATTAACTGTTCTAGGGTATTTTGCTGTACCCGCAAAACTCTTTCAAAGTTGGGATCGCCTGTCATGTCAGGAGGCATAACCTTATATTTCATTCTAGCTCTACCTACGTTGATGGTGACAACCAGGTATAGGATAAGCGCAGATGCAGTGATTAGGCTTGGCCAAGGTGACATAGATTGATTGCCTCGTGAGTATCTACCACAATATTAACCTGCTTCGCCATTTTGGGTGGGAATTTCTCCGTATCTACCCTCAGACAGGTTTTTAGCCCATTGTGATCACAGTCACATAAATTTGGTCAAATGATCACAATCATTCAAACTAGCCGATCACGAGACTTTTTCAGGATTATCACGGTATCGGCGGATAGTCGTCACGGCAATCTTACGGCAGATCGTCAATAATCGATATTGTTGAAACCGAGAGATAGGTAAGTTAACCGTGATTCTGAACCCACAACTATTAAATCTTATTTCCATCGAAAAGTCAAGATATTTCCAGGAAATTAATCTGAAGTCCAAGCTGGAAGTCATCTTCACTAAAATGGTCAGCAAGTTGGGTTTAAATAATCACCAAAACTTGCATCATGAACATCCCCATTTTTCGAGGAACTATCAAGATAATACTACCATGAATATTGACATCCTAAATCGCCCAATAGTTCAGGACATTTTAGTTGATAGTAATACCATGGAGAATATTGATCAATATCCCATTAACATCCTCCACAATATTGCTCTAGCGGAAACTGTATCGTAAGATTTACTATCAAAATATCAGGATTCGGCAGCTACAGCAAGAAAACAGAAAGCTGAAAGAACTAGCTTTTTTGGATGATTTAACGCAATTAGCAAATCGACGTAAGTTCTATCTTTATATGGAACATACTTTACCAAGCCAAAAAGGACAACCCATCTCTTTAATTCTCTTAGACATAGATTTTTTCAAGCCCTACAATGATAATTATGGTCACTTAGCGGGAGATTTATGTCTGCCAAGAATTGCCAAAGCTATTCAAGAAGCTATCACGGCTTCTCATAAGCAAAAGCCCTACTTAGCCGCCCGCTACGGTGGTGAAGAGTTTGCGATTATCCTACCGGGTCTTAAATTAAAAGAAGCCCTGAATGTAGCGAACCAAATTCGCCTGAAGGTTTTGGCTAAAAATATCCCCCACTGTGGGTCTGAGATTGGTTCATGTATTACCCTTAGCGCGGGAGTTGCCAGTCAAATTATTGGGGATGATTTATCACCAGAAGACCTGATATTAAGTGCAGATAGGGGATTGGATCAAGCGAAAAATAGCGGGCGTAACCGAGTTTTATCAGAGTCTTGATTGGCAATTAGTTCTCCTAAAGTTTTCATAGCCATATCTATTTTGGGAGACCAAAGTAAACCACAATTTAAGCGAAAGCAGTTTTGATAGTTTCCTGATGCAGAAAACATGGTACCAGGAGCAATGCTAATTTGGCGTTGGTAGGCTTCTTGGTAAAGTGCGATCGCATCAAAATGGGGTGGAAGTTCTACCCATAAGACGTGACCTCCTGTGGGGCGCGTTACTTTAGTTTCTGGGGGAAAATAATCACAAATTGCCTGAGTCATTCGTAAAACCTGTTCCCCATAAGCCCGTCGTAGGTGTCGGAGATGGCGGTCATAACCTCCATTGGCTAAAAAGGCAGCGATCGCTAATTGATTAGCTGCCGCTGTGACAATGTTAGTAAACAATTTGAGTTGTTCGACGGTGTTTTGATAACGACCAGCGACCACCCAACCTACCCGCAAACCGGGAGAAATGGTTTTACTACAAGAAGAGCAATATAAAACCAAACCCTTTTTATCAAACGCTTTAATCGCCTTCGGACGCATCTCATCAAAACCTAAATCTCCATAAACGTCATCTTCCACCAAAGGAATATCGTAGCGTTCCAGAATTTCCACTAAGGCTTTTTTCTTGCTATCTTCCATACAGCTTCCCAGGGGATTACTAAAATTGGAAACGATCGCACAAGCAGCCACCTGACCTTGACTCAGGGCGTTTTCCAAATCTGGTAATGATAAGCCGGATCGCGGGTGGGTGGGAAGTTCCAAGGCTTTTAGGTGTAGAGATTGCAAAATTTCTAACAATCCATAATAGGATGGGGACTCGATCGCCACTGTGTCCCCCGGTTTTGTGATCGCGCGTAGAGATAAATACATCCCCTCTGTCGTCCCATTCACAATCAAAATTTGGTCTGGGGTGAGGGAACAACCCGCATCCATTAATCTCCTGGCTACTTCATCGCGTAAAGGTTCCAACCCTGGTAGCGCGTTATAGGAGTGACAGACTTCTGGGTTTTGACGCATTACCTGTCCCATCAGTCGATTTAATGCGGCGAGGGGGAATAGTTCCGGGTCAGGGACGGCGGCACCGAGTTTAATCATTCCTGGTTCCCGTAGGACTTTATTGATCTTAAAAGCTATTGAGGTATCTACGTTACAGGCTAGTCCCGGAGGGGCTGAGGAGGTGGGTTCTGCGGGTGGAAGTGACAGAATATGGCGAACATAGTACCCCGACTGAGGACGCGCGACAATTAGCCCTCTGTCTTCGAGGAGGCGATAGGCTTCTAATACTGTAGTGATGCTAACACTCATCTGTTGGTGCATTTTGCGGACTGAGGGAATGCGCGAGCCTGGTTTCAGGGTCCCTTCTTTAATGAGGGACTGAATGCGGTTGGCTACCTGTTCATACAAATTCACTCCGGGAGACTTTTCCACGGGTCTGGCTTTCATGGTCATACCTCCAAATCCCTTACAAGGATACAGTTGCTGATTTTCTTACCATAACAGTTGCCAAAAATTAAACTGTTATGGCTACAATTCATCATAACTGCATCTGTTATTTTTGGCTGAGGTAGGTCATACTTTTTATAGAGTGATCGAAATTTACTTATTTTGGCGATCGCTTATTTATGTGAACCGCGATAAATAAGGGAGTTTAAAGTTAGCATCTCCTCTACTTTATGGTTTGTTACAACTGAATATTCATGGAGGAATTGTGGCGATGAAATCAACGGAACGAACTGCTTGTAGTACCATGCCATTGACGGGTAATGCTTTGGTGAATTATTCCGGCATTTACCCCACAAAAGGTATTGTTAATTGGTGGCAAAAAATACCTAGTTTATTGTATAATTTTCTGCTGGGTGGCGGGGATATCAGAATCTCTGAAAGTTATGATCAAGATGGTGATTTAGTCTGGGATGTTTATGACCCTTTCACTCGGCGCAATCAACGTTTTTATACGGAACAAGATGTCAGAATTTGGTTAGAATCCCGCTATTCTAAATAATCCGGGGTTTATTTGTCAACCCAATATCTGAGGGATATCTATTGAGTCTGTCAGTAGGTTAGACCCTACTTATACCCAATTTTTGATTCAGGGGGTTTTTATGGTGAAACAACAGAATTGGCAAAATCATCGGTTATTATCCCGATCGCATCTTTGGGGCGATCGTCTCATCAAACTGATACACAATACCATCGAATTTAGTCTCTTTTATGGTGAATATATAGTCATACCTCCCGACCAAAGACTAAAGCAACTGTCTCATAAATAAGACCAGATCACCTAACCCCCTAACCACCCTCTCCCAGAAGGTGAGAAGGTGGTGGGGGCTGATTTCTGTATTGATTGAGAATGGCTATATAGAATGGGACTAGAGTAACTGTCAACAATTCACATGATTGGGGATTATTCAATGGCTGAAAACTTAGTAAATAAATATCAATTTTGGGTAGATAGAGGCGGTACATTTACAGATATTGTCGCGCGCAAACCAGACGGTAGTTTAGTGACCCATAAACTCCTATCAGAAAATCCTCAACGTTATCAGGATGCTGTGGTAGCTGGTATCAAAGAAATTTTAGGAATTGGTTTGCATGAACCCATCCCAGAAAATTGTATTTCTGAGGTAAAAATGGGAACCACAGTAGCAACCAATGCACTCCTGGAACGCCAAGGCGATCGCACTGTGTTAATCATCACCAAAGGCTTTAAAGATGCTCTCCGCATTGGCTATCAAAATCGCCCCGATATTTTTGCCCAAGAAATCATTTTACCATCCCTGCTATATGAAAGGGTAATCGAAGCAGAAGAACGCTACAGCGCCCAAGGGGAAGAACTGCAACCTCTCCAATTAGAACCCTTAAAAATCGCCCTAAAAAAGGCTTATCAAGACGGAATTCGCAGTTGTGCGATCGCCCTAATGCACAGCTACCGCTACCCCAAACACGAACAACAAATCGCCGAAATCGCCGCCGAAATTGGCTTTACCCAAATTTCCGCATCCCACCAAATTAGCCCCCTCATGAAGCTAATCAGCCGGGGAGATACCACCGTAGTGGATGCTTACCTCTCACCCATTTTAAGGCGTTATATTGATAAAGTTGCCCAGGAATTATATGGCAACCAGCCCCCAAAAGATGCAGTATCTAGCCCGCCGCAAAACCTGCCTAAATTAATGTTTATGCAGTCCAATGGTGCTTTAACTAACGCCCAAAACTTCCAAGGAAAAGACAGCATTTTATCAGGACCTGCTGGCGGCATTGTCGGCGCAGTGAAAACCAGTAAACAGGCAGGTTTTGACAAAATTATCACCTTTGATATGGGTGGAACATCCACAGATGTCGCGCATTATAATGGCGAATATGAAAGACAATTTGAGACCGAAATTGCGGGAGTCAGAATGCGAACGCCTATCCTTTCTATTCATACTGTAGCAGCCGGGGGAGGTTCAATTTTATGCTTTGACGGTTTCCGCTATCGTGTCGGTCCAGAGTCTGCGGGTGCTGATCCAGGTCCCGCTTGCTATGGTGGTGGGGGACCTTTAACAGTTACTGACTGTAACGTAATGTTAGGCAAAATTAGACCCGAATTTTTCCCCCAAGTATTCGGACCCCAAGCCAATTCACCCCTTGACCCAGAAGTAGTTAAAGCCAAATTTAACCAGTTAGCCGCAGATATTACTCAAGCCACCGGAGACCCTCGCCAACCGGAAGAAGTGGCGGCGGGTTTTATTGCGATCGCCGTAGAAAATATGGCTAATGCGATTAAGAAAATATCCCTACAGCGGGGTTATGACGTATCCGAATATACCCTCTGTTGCTTTGGCGGCGCAGGAGGTCAACACGCCTGTGCGATCGCAGATACATTAGGCATTACACGGGTGTTTATTCATCCCTACGCTGGCGTTTTATCTGCCTATGGCATGGCCCTAGCAGATGTAGGTAACATCCGCGAGAAAGCCATAGAAGCCACGCTAAACGAACATTTATTAGCAGATATCACCCCAGTTTTAGCCGATTTAGAAACCGAAATGCGATCGGAACTTGACCCCCACAATTCCCCCAACGACATAGTTTTTTATCGCGCTAATTTAAAATATCAGGGGACTGACTCCACCCTAACCGTCCCATTTTCTCCCCAAGTCGAACCCATGAAAGCCGCCTTTGAAACCGAACACCGCACCCGTTATGGTTTTGTCAAAGCCGACAAAAAATTAATAGTTGAATCTGTATCCGTCGAAGTAGTCCGCCAGATGGAAAATCCCCCGGAAACCATATTATCTCGTCGAAATGATCAACCCCCATCTCCTATTGCTACCGTCCCTATGTTTGCT includes:
- a CDS encoding helix-turn-helix domain-containing protein, whose protein sequence is MDETQTFGKLIRQARKDRGYSQRELAGLLGVDFTYLSKLENDRADYAPKEEVIRGLARNLGIDEEELIFLAGRIPHHYENFLKQNNREITALFRRLQENPNFAKQVFDAASGKDQ
- a CDS encoding ImmA/IrrE family metallo-endopeptidase, whose protein sequence is MSILKPYRFYAKESIERRADQILQRMAATPNFAPQWPFESSLVADFLDLGVVWDYIPADEQGAIAARIIPAARQIEINEEILEKPQGFIESTIAHEIGHWVLHINQDEVDGVARQLELNLGNYGWSSSTAQEPFVCRSGAVSSQIASIEWQAQYFASCLLMPRHILEEKRSGRDLSKWSHLYSIRDELGVSISNLTNRLQDLGWITIPKGQRQIYLGEADLNKQQRLFG
- a CDS encoding MAPEG family protein, with translation MSPWPSLITASALILYLVVTINVGRARMKYKVMPPDMTGDPNFERVLRVQQNTLEQLIMFLPALWLFSEFVSPLVAAGLGAVWIVGRILYAWGYYQAAEKRMIGFGVSILCLFSLLGGSLIGIIIPLVKQLI
- a CDS encoding GGDEF domain-containing protein: MDDLTQLANRRKFYLYMEHTLPSQKGQPISLILLDIDFFKPYNDNYGHLAGDLCLPRIAKAIQEAITASHKQKPYLAARYGGEEFAIILPGLKLKEALNVANQIRLKVLAKNIPHCGSEIGSCITLSAGVASQIIGDDLSPEDLILSADRGLDQAKNSGRNRVLSES
- a CDS encoding PLP-dependent aminotransferase family protein yields the protein MKARPVEKSPGVNLYEQVANRIQSLIKEGTLKPGSRIPSVRKMHQQMSVSITTVLEAYRLLEDRGLIVARPQSGYYVRHILSLPPAEPTSSAPPGLACNVDTSIAFKINKVLREPGMIKLGAAVPDPELFPLAALNRLMGQVMRQNPEVCHSYNALPGLEPLRDEVARRLMDAGCSLTPDQILIVNGTTEGMYLSLRAITKPGDTVAIESPSYYGLLEILQSLHLKALELPTHPRSGLSLPDLENALSQGQVAACAIVSNFSNPLGSCMEDSKKKALVEILERYDIPLVEDDVYGDLGFDEMRPKAIKAFDKKGLVLYCSSCSKTISPGLRVGWVVAGRYQNTVEQLKLFTNIVTAAANQLAIAAFLANGGYDRHLRHLRRAYGEQVLRMTQAICDYFPPETKVTRPTGGHVLWVELPPHFDAIALYQEAYQRQISIAPGTMFSASGNYQNCFRLNCGLLWSPKIDMAMKTLGELIANQDSDKTRLRPLFFA
- a CDS encoding hydantoinase B/oxoprolinase family protein; its protein translation is MAENLVNKYQFWVDRGGTFTDIVARKPDGSLVTHKLLSENPQRYQDAVVAGIKEILGIGLHEPIPENCISEVKMGTTVATNALLERQGDRTVLIITKGFKDALRIGYQNRPDIFAQEIILPSLLYERVIEAEERYSAQGEELQPLQLEPLKIALKKAYQDGIRSCAIALMHSYRYPKHEQQIAEIAAEIGFTQISASHQISPLMKLISRGDTTVVDAYLSPILRRYIDKVAQELYGNQPPKDAVSSPPQNLPKLMFMQSNGALTNAQNFQGKDSILSGPAGGIVGAVKTSKQAGFDKIITFDMGGTSTDVAHYNGEYERQFETEIAGVRMRTPILSIHTVAAGGGSILCFDGFRYRVGPESAGADPGPACYGGGGPLTVTDCNVMLGKIRPEFFPQVFGPQANSPLDPEVVKAKFNQLAADITQATGDPRQPEEVAAGFIAIAVENMANAIKKISLQRGYDVSEYTLCCFGGAGGQHACAIADTLGITRVFIHPYAGVLSAYGMALADVGNIREKAIEATLNEHLLADITPVLADLETEMRSELDPHNSPNDIVFYRANLKYQGTDSTLTVPFSPQVEPMKAAFETEHRTRYGFVKADKKLIVESVSVEVVRQMENPPETILSRRNDQPPSPIATVPMFANQKWQQTPVFPREILQPGDEVIGPAIILEATGTNIIEPGWSAQLTERNHLVLAKISQPQTSPIDTNTLTNKPDPVRLEIFKNLFQFIAEQMGITLQNTASSVNIKERLDFSCAIFDELGELVANAPHIPVHLGSMGESVRSLIKAKAETLKPGDVYMLNNPYDGGTHLPDITVITPVFDTAGLNILFYVASRGHHADLGGITPGSMPPHSQTVLEEGILIDNFQLVDSGKFREAELLKLLTHHPYPARNPETNIADLQAQIAANEKGVTELQKMVAQYGLATVQAYMKFVQDNAEECVRKAIYVLRDGQFIYPLDNGGVIQVAISINRQNRSAKIDFTGTSRQLESNFNAPQAVCKAAVLYVFRTLVADSIPLNAGCLKPLEIVIPQGCMLNPKFPAAVVAGNVETSQAVVDALYGALGVMAASQGTMNNLTFGSDRYQYYETICGGSGAGPNFHGTDAVHTHMTNSRLTDPEVLEWRYPVLIDAFAIRPHSGGGGNYRGGNGIIRQIRFLEEMTATILSGHRIIPPFGMAGGEPGMVGRNSITRQNGTVEDLGSTAIALMGIGDVLTIQTPGGGGYGAPQ